A genomic region of Candidatus Methylomirabilota bacterium contains the following coding sequences:
- a CDS encoding OmpA family protein, translating to MRPIAKTGTLSPLLLWLFTGCAATSPAYVAPVQPARGGDAQVDQRMSAMEGRINDMSQRLDKVDGAVAGAQSRADEAVQKADGVNSRLTRLWSNRFNQKVSDSLEVYFSPDSIELSDAAQTALLAVVKEMQAHPTLTVELGGYTDPRGALDYNYGLSQRRVDSVRRFLMDKGIQLARIQAASLGPISDSSIPDIKKRRVTVRLMADQE from the coding sequence ATGAGACCGATCGCGAAGACGGGCACGCTGTCCCCATTGCTCCTGTGGCTCTTTACCGGTTGCGCGGCCACCTCGCCGGCCTACGTCGCGCCGGTGCAGCCCGCGCGAGGCGGCGACGCGCAGGTCGATCAGCGGATGAGCGCGATGGAGGGGCGAATCAACGACATGAGCCAGCGGCTGGACAAGGTCGACGGCGCGGTGGCCGGTGCCCAGAGCCGCGCCGACGAGGCGGTCCAGAAGGCGGACGGGGTGAATAGTCGCCTGACCCGCCTCTGGTCGAACCGATTCAACCAGAAGGTCTCCGACAGCCTCGAGGTGTACTTCTCGCCAGACAGCATCGAGCTGAGCGACGCGGCGCAGACCGCGCTGCTCGCGGTGGTGAAGGAGATGCAGGCCCACCCGACGCTCACCGTCGAGCTCGGCGGCTACACCGATCCCCGCGGCGCCCTCGATTACAACTACGGCCTCAGCCAGCGCCGGGTGGATTCGGTCCGCCGGTTCCTGATGGACAAGGGCATCCAGCTCGCCCGCATCCAGGCCGCGAGCCTGGGCCCGATCTCGGACTCGAGCATCCCGGACATCAAGAAGCGGCGGGTCACCGTCCGTCTCATGGCGGACCAGGAATAG
- a CDS encoding ectonucleotide pyrophosphatase/phosphodiesterase, producing MIPDRARSVWLAVMAVLLWVGVAVAQQPVQSPLLLMISIDGLRPDYVTAADRHGSKIPNLRRFLTEGTFADGVQGVIPTVTYPSHTTLITGVWPAKHGILANTVFDPLRENQGGWYWYAEDIRVPTLWDAASRAGLSTASVQWPVSVGARVTWNIPEFWRAGTPDDTKLLRAISTPGLIAELEAEVGPYPRALTVESDEQRARYAVRILEKKRPNLLTLHLISLDHTEHTTGPFSPDSLAALERLDAVVGTLRAAAETAAPGRAYVAIVSDHGFGATTMQLNLNVELRGAGLITTGAQNKVTDWKAMAWTAGGCIAVMLKDDADVATRAHVKAILDRLAADPAHGIDRVLDGAVAKDRGGFPGAAFVIGLRTDWTAGSGLSGTLVTKAPMAGQHGQLPDLPDLRASFFLIGPSVPAGRSLGLIDMRDIATTLARRLNLTLPTDGKVLLP from the coding sequence ATGATACCGGACCGCGCTCGCTCGGTGTGGCTCGCGGTGATGGCGGTGCTGCTCTGGGTCGGCGTGGCGGTCGCGCAGCAGCCGGTGCAGAGCCCGCTGCTGTTGATGATCTCGATCGACGGACTGCGCCCGGACTACGTGACCGCGGCCGACCGGCACGGCTCGAAGATCCCGAACCTGCGCCGCTTCCTCACCGAGGGCACCTTCGCGGACGGCGTGCAGGGGGTGATCCCCACCGTCACGTACCCGAGCCACACCACGCTGATCACCGGGGTGTGGCCGGCCAAGCACGGCATCCTCGCCAACACCGTGTTCGATCCGCTGCGCGAGAACCAGGGCGGCTGGTACTGGTACGCGGAGGATATCCGCGTACCGACCCTGTGGGACGCGGCGAGCCGGGCCGGGCTCAGCACGGCCAGCGTGCAGTGGCCGGTGAGCGTGGGGGCGCGGGTGACCTGGAACATCCCCGAGTTCTGGCGGGCCGGCACGCCGGACGATACCAAGCTGCTGCGCGCGATCTCGACGCCGGGCCTGATCGCGGAGCTGGAGGCCGAGGTCGGGCCCTATCCCCGCGCGCTCACCGTGGAGTCCGACGAGCAGCGCGCGCGGTACGCGGTGCGCATCCTCGAGAAGAAGCGACCCAACCTGCTCACGCTGCACCTGATCTCGCTCGACCACACCGAGCACACCACCGGGCCGTTCAGCCCGGACAGCCTCGCCGCGCTGGAGCGGCTCGACGCGGTGGTGGGCACCCTCCGCGCCGCCGCCGAGACCGCGGCGCCGGGGCGCGCCTACGTGGCCATCGTGTCCGACCACGGATTCGGCGCGACCACGATGCAGCTCAACCTGAACGTGGAGCTGCGCGGCGCCGGCCTCATCACGACGGGCGCGCAGAACAAGGTGACCGACTGGAAGGCGATGGCGTGGACCGCCGGCGGCTGCATCGCGGTGATGCTGAAGGACGACGCGGACGTGGCCACGCGCGCTCACGTGAAGGCCATCCTCGATCGGCTCGCCGCCGACCCGGCCCACGGCATCGACCGGGTGCTGGACGGGGCCGTCGCGAAAGATCGAGGCGGCTTTCCCGGCGCCGCCTTCGTGATCGGGCTGCGGACCGACTGGACCGCGGGCTCCGGCCTCAGCGGGACGCTCGTGACGAAGGCCCCGATGGCCGGGCAGCACGGCCAGCTCCCCGATCTGCCCGATCTGCGCGCGTCGTTCTTCCTGATCGGGCCGAGCGTGCCGGCCGGCCGCTCGCTGGGGCTCATCGACATGCGCGACATCGCGACCACGCTGGCGCGGCGCCTGAATCTCACCCTGCCCACCGACGGAAAGGTTCTGCTCCCATGA
- a CDS encoding amino acid ABC transporter permease/ATP-binding protein — protein MEAFLQYLTFPFLLEGMWLTLRIFAASMVGGLALGLLIALMRLSPYRVLSGLAWTYVWLIRGTPVLLQLVFLFDALPYIGIVMPPVTTAIIGFSLNEAAFAGEIIRGGILSVSRNQTLAAASLGMGSLLTLRRIVLPQAMRAILPAVGNDAISVLKGTSLASVIAVNELTLRSQQIVAQNFKFFPVFAAAGVMYLTVTTLIAGVQFVLERRVSPDVDRSRRPRGETALGRFFGFRFRPAPAEAPSSAAPAAATARAGVSTGNGARVDLVELVGAQAARVEGDPDGPFVRCTDVWKSYGHRAILQGVDFTVGRGDVVTLMGPSGSGKSTLLRLIAHLEAVDRGAITVGGKYVGYEQVDGTLRPSRHVARERARARIGMVFQQFNLFEHLTALENICEAPVRVHGERPDVARARATTLLSSVGLAYHADHLPSRLSGGQQQRVAIARALAISPRVMLFDEPTSALDPELVSEVLSVIRRLAEAGMTMIVVTHELRFAREVADRIVFMADGRIVEEGTPDQVLERPREARTQQFLKLVQD, from the coding sequence ATGGAGGCCTTCCTCCAGTATCTGACCTTCCCCTTCCTGCTGGAGGGGATGTGGCTCACCCTGCGGATCTTCGCGGCCTCGATGGTGGGCGGCCTCGCGCTCGGCCTGCTCATCGCCCTGATGCGGCTGTCGCCCTACCGGGTGCTCTCCGGGCTGGCCTGGACCTACGTGTGGCTGATCCGGGGGACGCCGGTGCTGCTGCAGCTGGTGTTCCTGTTCGACGCCCTGCCGTACATCGGCATCGTGATGCCGCCAGTGACCACCGCGATCATCGGCTTCTCGCTGAACGAGGCCGCCTTCGCGGGCGAGATCATCCGCGGCGGCATCCTCTCGGTGAGCCGCAACCAGACCCTGGCCGCCGCCTCGCTCGGCATGGGGTCGCTGCTCACCCTGCGCCGCATCGTCCTGCCGCAGGCGATGCGGGCCATCCTGCCCGCGGTGGGCAACGATGCGATCAGCGTGCTGAAGGGCACCTCGCTCGCATCGGTCATCGCGGTGAACGAGCTGACCCTGCGCAGCCAGCAGATCGTGGCGCAGAACTTCAAGTTCTTCCCGGTGTTCGCGGCGGCGGGGGTGATGTATCTCACCGTCACCACCCTGATCGCGGGCGTGCAGTTCGTGCTCGAGCGCCGGGTGAGCCCGGACGTCGACCGCAGCCGGCGTCCGCGCGGCGAGACCGCGCTTGGGCGCTTCTTCGGATTCCGCTTTCGCCCGGCTCCGGCCGAGGCGCCGTCGTCGGCGGCGCCGGCCGCCGCGACGGCCCGCGCGGGCGTCTCGACGGGCAACGGCGCGCGCGTGGACCTGGTGGAGCTGGTCGGCGCGCAGGCCGCGCGGGTCGAGGGCGACCCGGACGGGCCGTTCGTGCGCTGCACCGACGTCTGGAAGTCGTACGGTCACCGCGCGATCCTGCAGGGCGTCGACTTCACGGTGGGCCGCGGCGACGTGGTCACCCTGATGGGGCCGAGCGGCTCCGGCAAGAGCACGCTGCTGCGGCTGATCGCGCATCTCGAGGCGGTGGACCGCGGGGCGATCACGGTCGGCGGCAAGTACGTCGGCTACGAGCAGGTCGACGGGACGCTGCGTCCCTCGCGGCACGTGGCGCGCGAGCGGGCCCGGGCTCGCATCGGCATGGTGTTCCAGCAGTTCAACCTCTTCGAGCATCTCACCGCGCTGGAGAACATCTGCGAGGCGCCGGTGCGGGTGCACGGCGAACGCCCCGACGTGGCGCGGGCGCGGGCCACCACGCTGCTGTCGAGCGTCGGGCTCGCCTACCACGCCGATCACCTGCCGTCGCGCCTCTCGGGCGGGCAGCAGCAGCGCGTGGCCATCGCCCGGGCGCTGGCCATCTCGCCCCGGGTCATGCTGTTCGACGAGCCGACCTCCGCGCTCGATCCGGAGCTGGTCTCGGAGGTGCTGTCGGTCATCCGGCGGCTCGCGGAGGCGGGCATGACCATGATCGTGGTCACCCACGAGTTGCGCTTCGCGCGCGAGGTCGCGGACCGTATCGTGTTCATGGCCGACGGCCGCATCGTCGAGGAGGGCACCCCCGATCAGGTGCTGGAGCGGCCGCGCGAGGCGAGGACCCAGCAGTTCCTGAAGCTGGTGCAGGACTAG
- a CDS encoding ABC transporter substrate-binding protein, producing MTHIGRMVLAGLVGAMLGLAAGPAQAACEPDKVATRYPGLAGKTLKVGLDPTLPPIMYRDPNNPSKIIGQDPDMVDAAMKCLGLKYELVGLDFGTLIPTLQANQIQLVWSNIYYTPARAQAADFVNYATTGTAGIVKKGNPKGIKTIEDVCGKRAAPILGTVEDKGFQDASAKCVAAGKPAIEITPYPNAPATSRAIENDRADVSMYDVVLVDQVVRTNPDKFERAYYFRSGIKIGVAVKKGNDELVKAVSDAITELQANGTQKALMQKNGIDPTLAIPVEVGR from the coding sequence ATGACGCACATCGGGCGGATGGTTCTGGCGGGGCTGGTGGGGGCGATGCTCGGGCTGGCGGCGGGGCCGGCGCAGGCGGCGTGCGAGCCCGACAAGGTGGCGACCAGGTATCCGGGGCTCGCGGGGAAGACCTTGAAGGTCGGGCTCGATCCGACGCTGCCTCCGATCATGTACCGGGACCCGAACAATCCGAGCAAGATCATCGGTCAAGATCCGGACATGGTGGACGCGGCCATGAAGTGCCTCGGGTTGAAGTACGAGCTGGTCGGCCTCGACTTCGGCACCCTGATCCCGACGCTGCAGGCCAACCAGATCCAGCTCGTCTGGTCGAATATCTATTACACGCCGGCACGCGCCCAGGCCGCCGACTTCGTCAACTATGCGACCACCGGCACCGCGGGCATCGTGAAGAAGGGCAATCCGAAGGGCATCAAGACCATCGAGGACGTGTGCGGCAAGCGCGCGGCTCCGATCCTGGGCACGGTGGAGGACAAGGGCTTCCAGGACGCGAGCGCCAAGTGCGTGGCCGCGGGCAAGCCCGCGATCGAGATCACCCCGTACCCGAACGCCCCCGCCACGTCTCGCGCCATCGAGAACGATCGGGCCGACGTGTCGATGTACGACGTGGTGCTCGTCGACCAGGTGGTGCGGACCAACCCCGACAAGTTCGAACGGGCCTACTACTTCCGCAGCGGCATCAAGATCGGGGTGGCGGTGAAGAAGGGCAACGACGAGCTGGTGAAGGCGGTCAGTGACGCGATCACCGAGCTGCAGGCCAACGGTACCCAGAAGGCCCTCATGCAGAAGAACGGGATCGATCCGACGCTCGCGATCCCGGTCGAGGTCGGCCGCTAA
- the hydA gene encoding dihydropyrimidinase encodes MSHELVVRGGTVATASASFRADVGVDGGTITALAPSLPPGRREIDATGLLVLPGGVDVHTHLDAEVGSVRTADDFESGTAAAACGGVTTICDYAWQGRGQTLTGAIEAWKAKAVGRSHIDYGFHVIVGDASDATLAEIPRLVDFGYPSLKVFMINEFRIADEALLRVFEAARQVGVIVNVHAENGDMLDHCTRNLLAAGRRDPRYYAQSRPAAAEAEATRRAIEYAALVDAEIYIVHLSCADALEAVSRARRRGLRIWAETRPIYLALTEDRYAAGGTEAAKFVGAPPLRTARDQSALWEGLRSGDIQAIGSDNTSWTVEQKAEGAADFTRIPYGVPGLETEMRVIYSEGVSGGRIELQTFVAAFSTNPARIFGLYPRKGTIAVGGDADMVLFDPARTAVVDERRLHSRAGYDPFNGFQLRGLPVLTLSRGEVVARDGQLVSEAGRGRHLLRQRSKTGA; translated from the coding sequence ATGAGCCACGAGCTGGTGGTCCGCGGCGGCACGGTGGCGACGGCCAGCGCGTCTTTTCGGGCCGACGTGGGCGTCGACGGCGGGACCATCACCGCCCTCGCGCCCTCGCTCCCGCCGGGGCGCCGCGAGATCGATGCCACCGGGCTGCTCGTCCTCCCGGGCGGGGTGGACGTGCACACGCACCTGGACGCCGAGGTCGGCAGCGTCCGCACCGCCGACGACTTCGAGTCCGGCACCGCCGCGGCGGCCTGCGGCGGGGTGACCACGATCTGCGACTACGCCTGGCAGGGGCGCGGCCAGACGCTCACCGGGGCCATCGAGGCGTGGAAGGCCAAGGCGGTCGGACGCTCGCACATCGACTACGGCTTCCACGTCATCGTCGGGGATGCGAGCGACGCGACCCTCGCCGAGATCCCGCGGTTGGTCGACTTCGGCTATCCGAGCCTCAAGGTGTTCATGATCAACGAGTTCCGGATCGCCGACGAGGCGCTGCTCCGGGTGTTCGAGGCCGCCCGCCAGGTCGGGGTCATCGTCAACGTGCACGCCGAGAACGGCGACATGCTCGATCACTGCACGCGCAACCTGCTGGCCGCCGGCCGGCGCGATCCGCGCTACTACGCGCAGAGCCGACCCGCGGCCGCCGAGGCGGAGGCGACCCGCCGGGCCATCGAGTACGCGGCGCTGGTGGATGCCGAGATCTACATCGTGCACCTCTCGTGCGCCGACGCGCTGGAGGCGGTGAGCCGGGCGCGCCGGCGCGGCCTGCGGATCTGGGCCGAGACGCGGCCGATCTACCTGGCCCTCACCGAGGACCGTTACGCGGCCGGCGGCACCGAGGCCGCGAAGTTCGTCGGCGCCCCGCCGCTCCGCACCGCGCGCGACCAGTCCGCGCTGTGGGAGGGCCTGCGCTCGGGTGACATCCAGGCCATCGGCAGCGACAACACCTCGTGGACGGTGGAGCAGAAGGCGGAGGGTGCGGCTGACTTCACGCGGATCCCCTACGGGGTGCCGGGCCTCGAGACCGAGATGCGGGTGATCTACTCCGAGGGCGTGAGCGGGGGCCGGATCGAGCTCCAGACCTTCGTGGCCGCGTTCTCGACCAATCCGGCGCGCATCTTCGGGCTCTACCCGCGGAAGGGCACGATCGCGGTGGGCGGCGATGCGGACATGGTGCTCTTCGACCCGGCCCGTACCGCGGTGGTGGACGAGCGGCGCCTGCACTCGCGCGCCGGCTACGACCCGTTCAACGGGTTCCAGCTGCGCGGCCTCCCGGTGCTGACGCTTTCGCGGGGCGAGGTCGTCGCGCGCGACGGGCAGCTGGTGAGCGAGGCGGGGCGGGGCCGGCACCTGCTGCGCCAGCGGAGCAAGACGGGCGCGTAG
- a CDS encoding GntR family transcriptional regulator has product MSQDSQSRIRFTDPGLIRERVVDALRDAIIAGRLKPGERIRERELVALLGVSRSPLREAIRILETEGLITSLAYRGARVSDLSAADLRDMLDVRIMLECFAARLAIERLDDAALQAMEEQVNRARAAGAQVDLEANFELGLGFHDILVAASGNRKVAQIHESLKRHQRRYQHFAFTRVGRDLRALDEHADIVTALRRGDLAAVEHGLRAHLLRFYDEIAPLLPVDSAPDPDAR; this is encoded by the coding sequence TTGAGCCAGGACTCCCAATCGCGAATCCGGTTCACCGACCCGGGGCTGATCCGCGAGCGCGTCGTCGACGCGCTCCGGGACGCCATCATCGCCGGCCGGCTCAAGCCGGGCGAGCGCATCCGGGAGCGCGAGCTGGTGGCGCTGCTCGGGGTGAGCCGCTCGCCGCTGCGCGAGGCCATCCGCATTCTCGAGACGGAAGGGCTGATCACCTCGCTGGCCTATCGCGGGGCGCGGGTGAGTGACCTGAGCGCGGCGGACCTGCGCGACATGCTCGACGTGCGAATTATGCTGGAGTGCTTCGCGGCCCGGCTGGCCATCGAGCGACTCGACGACGCGGCGCTGCAGGCGATGGAGGAGCAGGTGAATCGAGCGCGCGCGGCCGGCGCGCAGGTCGATCTCGAGGCGAACTTCGAGCTGGGGCTCGGGTTCCACGACATCCTGGTCGCCGCCTCCGGCAATCGCAAGGTCGCGCAGATCCACGAGAGCTTGAAGCGCCACCAGCGGCGCTACCAGCACTTCGCGTTCACCCGCGTCGGCCGCGACCTGCGCGCCCTCGACGAGCACGCCGACATCGTCACCGCGCTCAGGCGGGGCGATCTGGCCGCGGTGGAGCACGGGCTGCGGGCCCACCTCCTGCGCTTCTACGACGAGATCGCTCCGCTCCTGCCGGTGGACTCGGCCCCCGATCCGGACGCGCGATGA